The genome window ACAAAGTTTGGCTTCGTATCTTTCTTTTGGTATTAGTTTTAGCATGGGGGACGGGAGTTTTAGCTTATATCATTCTTTGGATTGTAATGCCTGAAGCGATAACAACTTCAGAAAAACTTGAAATGACCGGAGAACCTGTTACCATTTCAAACATCGAAAAAAAAGTTCGTGAGGAATTTGAAAATGTTTCTGGTAAATTCAAAAATGGTGATTACGACAAATATGGCAACCAGATAAAAACAGGAGCTGAGAAATTGGGAAACTCTTTCAGCGATTTCATAATGACAGTTTTCAAAATTTTTGCTAAATTTTTAGGAGTCATTTTAATCATGGCAGGCTTAACAATGTTAGTGCTTCTTTTAATTGGAGTATTTACTTTGGGAACCAGCGTTTCAATGGATTTCCCTTGGCAGAGTTTTGTGGAAGCTGGTAACTTTACCGATTATCCTGTATGGTCTTTTGGATTACTGATGTTCTTTGCAGTAGGAATTCCGTTCTTTTTCATGACATTATTAGGTTTTAAATTATTAGCACCTAATATGAAATCAGTTGGGAATATTGTAAAATATACTTTACTGGCACTTTGGTTAATTGCTGTTTCAATTGCTATCTCAATTGGTATTAAACAAGCTACTGCATTTGCTGTAAACGGCAGAACGGTTCTTAAAGAAAAAATCAGTTTTAAACCAACTGATACAATATCTGTTAAATTCAAGCATAATGATTATTTTGCTAAAGATGTAAACGACCGCCACGAATTCATGATTACCAAAGATTCATTAAACAACGACATTATTTACTCTAATGAAGTTCGGATCCGAATAGAAAAATCAGATGAAAAATATGGTTATATCCAGATTGAAAAAGAAGCTAAAGGAACATCATTATCTGAAGCTAAAAAAAGAGCAGATGCCATAAGATACAGTTATAAAATTGTAGGCAGCCAATTGATTTTTGATAATTATCTGATCACTGATGCTAAAAATAAATTCCGTGACCAAGAAATCGAAATAACTTTGTTCCTGCCTGTGGGCACGCTAATAAAACCAGACGATTCTATGGCTCATTATGACAAAACTGATGATGATTTCTTTTACTGGTATCCAGAAGACAATGGAATATACAGAGTTGGGGAAAACAAAATAAAATGCCTTACTTGTCCTAACCGTGATAATGAAGACGATGACTCAGATAATGAAAACAGCCACGAAAGCAACATAACCATTAATGAAAATGGAGTTACAGTTGAAAGTGACACTGTTGTTAAAACCAAAAAGAATTTCAAGGAATTGAAAATTAATAAAGATGGCATTATCATCAAAACTGAATAAGATTACTAAAAGCATTCTAATTTAATTTAAAACCGAATAGTCATGCTAAAAATCATCACATTAATTACCAAATTTATTGTTATTACATTAATAGCATTATTTTTTGGATCTTGCAATCAGATAAGCGAACTGCGGTCTATAAAAGGAAGCGGTCATGTTACCACCGAAAAAAGACCTGTGACAGGAGATTTCAAAAATGTAGAAGTAAGCAATGCTTTGGATCTAGTTATTGAACAATCGGACAAAACAGAAATAACTGTCGAAGCCGATGATAATCTACAAAAAGAAATTACGACAAAAATAGAAAATGGAGTATTAATCATTTCCTGTAAAATTGGCAGCTTTGTAAATGTCTCTTCCAAAAGAATAACTGTAAAAATGCCAGTTATAGAAGGACTTGAAGCTTCATCAGCTTCAACAATAAATGCCAACAGCACATTAAAAGGAAACAGTTTAAGTCTGACCTCATCGAGTGCAGGATCCATTAGTGCAACTGTAGAATATGAAACTGTTCAATTAACAAGCAGCAGTGCCAGCAATCAAAACATTAATGGAAAAGCAATCCATCTGGAAACATCTTCTTCCAGCGGTTCAGTTCTAAATGCTGGTGAGTTACTGGCAAATGAAGTGAGTGCCAGTGCTTCGAGCGGTTCATCAATAACAGTTTCGCCAATTGTAAATTTAAAAGCAGAAGCATCAAGCGGCGGAAGCATCGCTTACAAGAGAACTCCAAAATCGATTCAAAAAGAAGAAAACTCAGGAGGAAGCGTACATGAGGAATAATATTCCAGCATTAAAATTAAAAAATCATCCATCAAAAATGGGTGATTTTTTTATATTTGCATCTAACCCAAAACGTATAAAATGAAATATTCACATCTTGTTGTTTTTTTTCTATTGACAACAACTCTGGCTATTGGTCAAAATAAAGAAAAAATAAAAGGTTCTAAAACAGTCATTGAAAAACCAAAAGAAATTAGCGAATTTACCGCTTTGGAAATTGAAGACAACCTTACTGTTTTCTTGGAAAAGGGAGCCAAAAACGAAATAAAGATTGAAGCAGATGACAATCTTCAAGATGTCATTTCATTTGACATCAAGGAAAAAACACTTCGCATTTATACAACCAAAGAAATCAGCACTTTTAAAAAACTTTCATTAAGAATTAAATACACCAATGATTTAAAATCGGTGACCGCTAAAAATGTTTCTATTATAAATGCGCTTGAAGCAGTTCAGCTTGATGATATTACTTTTAAATCATTAGATTTTGCCAAATTATATTTAAATGTAAATTCTAAAATCTTCGGTTTGATTTCTGACGATAAATCAAAAGTCGAACTGAATTTAAAGGCGGAAAAATCCAAGATTCAATTGAGCAAAACGGCTCAGCTTAAAGCATTAATTAACTCGACTGATCTTGCATTAGATATGTATCAAAAAACGACAGCCATAATTGAGGGAGAAAGTACCAATGCAATTTTGCGTCAAGACAATAACAGCGTATTTACTGGAGTTAATTTTACAGTTCACAACGCTGATATTACTACGGAAGCTTCGGCAGTGAGTAATTTAAGAGCAGATACAAGTCTTATAGTTGATGCAAATGGTTCATCCAGAATATATTTATTGGGTACACCAAGAATTGAAGTGCGCAAGTTTTTAGGCGAAGCCCAATTAATTAAAAAAGCGAAATAAACTCAACCTATCCGCATAAAAAAAGTCCCAGTTTAAAAAATTGGGACTTTTATATTTTCAAACATTTTCTTAATGTTTTGCAGCTAAATATCTTTCAGCATCCAAAGCTGCCATACAGCCTGTTCCTGCAGCAGTAATCGCCTGACGGTATACATGGTCTGCAGCATCTCCAGCCACAAAAACTCCTTCAACATTCGTTTTTGAAGTTCCTGGAGTATTAATAATATATCCTGTTTCATCAAGGGTAAGATACTCTTTAAAAATATCCGTATTGGGTTTATGACCAATAGCTGCAAAGAAACCTGTCGCAGGAATATCAAAAATATCTCCCGTTGTTTTGTTTTTTGCTTTCACGCCAGTTACCACATTTCCATCACCTAAAATTTCAACTGTATCGTGGTTCATCAAAATAGAAATGTTTTCAGTTTTGCGGACACGCTCTTCCATAATTTTTGATGCTCTAAATTTATCGCTGCGAACAAGCATTGTCACTTTCGAACATAATTTAGATAAATAATGTGCTTCTTCACAAGCTGAATCTCCTGCTCCAACAATAACTACTTCTTGGTTTCTGTAAAAGAATCCGTCGCAGACAGCGCAAGCAGAAACACCGCCGCCCATTTTCAAATAATGCTGTTCCGAATCTAATCCTAAATATTTAGCTGATGCTCCTGTAGAAATAATTACTGTTTCACAATGCAATTCTATTTTATCATTGATCCAAACTTTGTGAACTCCACCAGCGTTAAATTCAACTTTAGTAGCCCATCCATCACGGATATCTGCACCAAAACGCTGTGCCTGCTGCTGTAGCTGCACCATCATTTCCGGACCGGTGACACCATCTACATAACCTGGAAAATTTTCTACTTCGTTAGTTGTAGTCAATTGACCACCTGGCTGCATTCCTTGGTATAATACTGGATTCATATTGGCTCTGGCGGCATAAATTGCTGCAGTATAACCTGCAGGTCCAGAACCTATAATAAGACATTTTATTTTTTCGATTGTATCTGACATAGTATATTTCTTTTTTTAAAACAGCACAAAAATAAGTTTTTATTATTGGAAAACTAGATAAGAATTATCACTATTTATTATCTTAAAATAGATAAATAAAACATAATATATCATTTCCCGAGTTTATATAACTTTAAATCCAAATCATAAAATGTGTCTTTTGAAGTTTGAATATAAATATTCGTAATTTCTCTGTTTTTGTTTATCATATCAACTGGAACTTCAATAGCTGGGTTATATGAATTTTCACCTTTATTATAATTGTACAAAAGTGGCTCTAAAGATGAATAATTCAAATACAGAAAATCATTTTTAACAGCTGGTTTTATTTTCCACTTCATTGTAACCAAATCAAAAACTCCAGATTTTTTTCCTTCACAATCCATTATAGCATATCCAATTGACTGTGCGTCATTTTCCCAGTTTGAAGAACTAACAAAAGTTTCTTCTATGTATTCACCTTTCAATAATGATTTAAAAACATATTGGTCTTTACCAGTCTCCATAAGAAACCACACATCTTCGTCGCTAGAATATATTTGTTTTCTATGTGGGTACTTTGGAAGGTTTTCAAAGTTGGAAAAAGGTTTTCCATTTTGATCAATAACACTATATGTAGAGGATGAGTTATCTGCTGATCGGTTCGCAACAATAGCATAATATTTATTTTTTAAAGTAATAACATCAAGAATATTGGGTTCCTCTTTACTATTATTGTAGTATTTGGAATTAAAATAAGTTAAATTTCCTCCAGCATCAACCTCAAAACCAGGTAAATCATCTTTAATCATACTTTTATATGATTTTTTAGTTTCTTTATCCCAAGAACCTGAACTCTCAAATATCTGATAACCGCTAGATTCTAAATTCTCAACACGATAGTTCTCTTTACTACCCAAAATTTTACCGTTACAACCATTTTCTTTCCCATCAGTTTCTAAACTATAATATAGATTTATATAAGGATGAAAAAAGAAAGCATCCTTCATTACAGGTTCGGTGATTTTCCTTTTAGTCACTCGATGAAAATAGCCCCATTTACCTTCTTTTTTAGAATAATAAGGAATTAAATCATTCGACTGAAATCCTTTAATCTTTTCAATTAAAAATTTATTTGCTTTTTCTTCACAAGTCATCTCTTGTGCGGAAACATTTATACTCCAAACTATTAAGTAAACAAACAAGGTTTTTTTCATTAGATTTTTTTTAGTTTTTATATTTTTCAATCAATACCAATTTATATAAAAACTTACTTAGCTTTTAAAAGCATTAATTTGATGCTAAATTATAGTTTATTTATCTCACTAAAATAATTCTACTAAAGAATTTACAACCCGTTTTAAACAAAATAATCCGAAAATAATTATTTAAAGAAATAAACAATCCATAAAAACTGACTATAGCCATAAACCGCATCTTCAATGGGAATAGTGAGCATTCGAATACCTAAGAATTCATTAGGATTATAATTCACAATTGGAGATTCCAATCCTGTACCTGTCAATATTCCGTTTACAGGAAAAAAACCGAGCATTAGAATCAAATACACCATAGAAGCTTGAGAAATCCAAGGAGCACGAACAAAAAAATGGAGATAAACTAATGTAAAAACAGTAACAATAGCTGTTACAAAAGTATAAGCTTTGTCTGAATGCAACAAAGCAATAAGACTGCAAACAATGATGCTTACAAAGACAATCATATTATTAAAACCTACCAACCAATCCAATTTAAAAAACTTGTTTATGCAGAAATAAGTAAATAGACACGAAAACGGAATACAGATAAAAAACAACCATTCTTCAAGAGGTAAACCTGTAATGACAATCCCGCAAGTGTAATCAAAATTGAACCACCAAACACCATGAGCCGTAAACCAAACATCCCATAAAATAAAAGGGATCCCAACTATAACCGCTGATTTTAGAAATGCTCCAAAATGTTTATTGAATCCTAATCTTTTATCAAAAGAAGCAATAAAACATACAAAAACTGTAAAAAAAAGAATTAGTAAATAAGTATACGGCTTCATTGCTATTTTGTTTTGAAATATTTTTTAGGAACATATAAAAATCCAAAACACTCACCATCCATTTTGCCTAAATGTTTATGATGCTGTTTGTGTGCCCTGCGAAGTGCCAAAAAATACATGTTTTTAGTATTTCGCAATACTTTTATCCTTTGATGAATAAAAATATCATGCACAAAAAAATAGGCCATCCCGTAAAAAGTTATTGAGAAACCAATATAAAACAAATAATTAAAATCTGCGAGTGAACCAAAATACATTAATGCAATCGCCGGCAATGCAAAAATGACAAAGAAATAATCGTTTTTCTCGAATGCGCTTTCGCTGCTGTGATCATGATGATCCTTGTGCAAAATCCATAAAAAACCATGCATAACGTACTTATGGATAAGCCAAGTTGCGCCTTCCATGCTAATAAATACTGCTAGTACGATTAGAAAATTTATCATTTCACCTGATTTTGATTAAATTTTTTATTTAAATATTGAAACCGATAATCAAAGATTTCGTTAAGCTTTTTTTTGACAAATAAATAATGAGCAATCTGGCCCAAAATACCAAAAGGCAATTCATAGTCGACAGTATCTTTCATCAAGACCCCATCAGCATTAAGAATAAATTCATGGTGATGATTCCAAAGCTTGTAAGGTCCTTTTGCCTGAAAATCGGTAAAGCTTTTTTGAAAATCTACCTGCAGAATATGAGTTTTCCATTTCATCGGAATTCCTAATAATGGCGAAACCGTATAATCAATTTCCATTCCTTCGTAAATAATATCACCAGCATTTTTGGTAAGCACAACAAATCCCATATTCTTTGGTGTAATCTCCGAAAGATTGTCCGGATTGGAAAAAAAAGTCCAAGCTTCAGACAAATCGCAGCAAAGCTGTTGTTCTCTATATAATTGATATATCATTTGTATTTATTTTAAAACAGAATCTAACAGATTTAAAACAGCTGTTGAATTAATCTGCTCTTTATTTTTCTTCAAAAATTCTTCATCCTCCTGAATGTTTTTATTGTATCCTAAAAAAGCAGGACAATTTTTTTGTACCGATAATCGGACCAATCGGATTTCAAAATTATTGCTGTCTTTTTTAACTGCATCTACAATTGCTGCTTTTCCTTTACTGAAAGTACTCAATTTGGAAAACGGATTGACAACATGATTTGCCCAAATTGTCTGTAATGCCCCCAAATAAGCTAAATGTACACTAGTAAGGGGTGTTTTCTCTAACTCCGTTATCATCTCTCTGCATATTTTTTTATCAGATGCCGCCTGCCCATAATGATTTCTAATGTAATCCAAATCCATAGAAAAGGCAAAACTATTGATGGCAAAAATTAAAAAAACACTATACAGCATTATCGTTTTCATCCTAAAAACTCAATTTTATAACGAACATAACTGCGCATCATTACGTTCATTTTTTGAAAATTTGGAATACGGATGCGCTCCTGCAGAATATTCTCGGCAGCGGTTCTTTTTATTTTTTTAAACAAAGACAAATAATAACGATAGGCTAAATAAACGCCAAATTTTGAAGTAGCAGGCAGCATTTTAATACCTGTCAGAGCTTCTTTGAACTCGATTTCAATTTCACTTTCGATTGCTTTTTTTACTTTATTATCAAAAACATTCATGTCAATATTAGGAAAATAGGTTCGCCCCAAAGTCCTATAATCTTCGTTCAGATCACGTAAAAAATTCACCTTTTGAAAAGCAGAACCCAGTTTCATTGCAGATGGCTTCAGTTCTTCATATTTCTCTTTATTTCCATTGGTAAAAACCTGAAGACACATCAAACCTACTACTTCTGCAGAACCATAAATATATTCTTTATACAAATCGGAATTGTAATCCATCTTTTCCAAATCCATTTCCATACTATGCAAAAATTGATTGATCAGGCTGTAATCTATCTGATATTTATGCACAGTGTCCTGGAATGACTGCAGAATTGGGTTGAGCGATATTTTTTCATATAAAGCAACCTGAGTTTCTTTCTTGAACCTCATCAAAAGTGTTTTCTTATCAAAATCATGAAAACTATCCACTATCTCATCTGCCAATCTGACAAAACCATAAATGGCATAAATCGCAGGCCTGATTGACGGTTTCAGTGCCAAAATCCCGAGAGAAAAACTGGTGCTGTACTTTTTAGTTGTCTTTTTGCTTACCTCATAGGACAATTCATCAAATAACTTTTTCATCTTTATGCCTTTTTAATTGATTTACTTCTGTTGCTACGATTTTTCCAGATATAATAGAAGGTGGAACACCAGGTCCTGGCACCGTTAATTGTCCCGTATAAAATAAATTCTGTATTTTTTTGTTCTTAATTTTTGGCTTCAAAACTGCGGTTTGTGAAAGCGTATTGGCTAATCCATACGCATTGCCTCCATATGCATTATAATCACTGGCAAAATCAGACACGCAATAGCTTTTTTTGTACACTATTTTAGACTGCAGATTTTGAGTTCCTGTAAGGCTTTCGACACGCTGAATCATTGCTGCCAAATATTCTTCTCTCTTGGATTCGGCGTCATCTATTCCGATAGCCAAAGGCATCAGTAAAAAAAGGTTTTCTCCTTCCGCCGGTGCCACATCTGGATCAGTTTTTGATGGACAGCAGGCATAAAACAATGGTTTTTCAGGCCATCTTTTATCTCCATAAATAGCATCAATATGGATATCCAGATCATTTTCAAAAAACAATGTATGATGTCTTAGATTCGGTATTTTATCTTTGAACCCTAAATAATAAATCAAGCATGAAGGAGCAAAAGTTCTTTTCTTCCAATACGATTCAGAATAATTTCGTTCGTCTTCCTCAAGTAATGTTTCGGTGTGATGGTAATCTGATGAAGCCACTACCGCATCAAATTCATAATTTTTGCCATTGATAAGCAGCGAGCTGACTTTACCTTTCTCGGTAATAATCTTATCTACCGTCCGATTAAAATGAATAAAAGCACCTTGTGACTCAGCAACTTTCTGCATTGCCAAAACCAATTGGTAAAAACCTCCCATCGGATACCATGTCCCTAGTTTATAGCCTCCATAATTCATCAAACTGTACAAAGCTGGAATATCCTTTGGCGAAGCCCCAAGAAATATTACGGGAAATTCCATTAATGTTCTCAGCTTTTGATTTTTAAAATTCTTAGCTACATACGACCTAAAATTAGTGAGCAAATCCAATTTTAATGCACTCGAAGCAATTTTAGGAGATATAAATTCCATCCAGTTGTGACAGGGCTTTTGAACAAAATCCTTCATGCCAACCTCGTATTTATACTGTGCGGCATTCATAAAACGTTCCAATTTTCCGCCAGCCCCTTTTTCTAAACTTTCAAACAAAGCTTTCATCTCCTGAAAAGATTCGGGAACAGCCATTTTCATATCTGAAAAAATCATTTCGAATTGAGGATTCAGGGCTACCAATTCAAAAAAATCAGAAGCCTTGCAATCAAAATCGTTAAAAAAACTTTCTATAATATCCGGCATCCAATACCAGCTCGGTCCCATATCAAAAGTAAAACCATTATCGGTAGTAAATTGTCTGGCTCTGCCTCCAGGTTGGTCATGTTTTTCGAAAATATGAACATTATGACCAGCTTTGGCAAGATATGCCGCTGCCGAAAGACCCGAAAAACCAGCACCAATTACTGCAATAGTTTTTTTTGCATTTGATTTATCCATAGTTTCTTTTCTAATTCTTAATAACCTGTTTTTTATCGCTAAATTGCTTTTAAATAGGCATCGTATGCGATATTCAATAGCTGGGAGGAATCCGAATTATTATGATACAAAGGCTTATGAAAATGATCCAATTTTTGGAGCAGACTAATTAACTGCAGCTTTTCAATACTGCTCAGATCTCCAGTTACAACATTAGTAGCCTGCCTGATTTTATCCATTTGCTTTTCCAAAGCCATCCTGCCATTATCTGTAATGGTTATCACTTTACTTCTTTTATCAAATTCAGAATCAACCTGATCAACCCAGTCTTTCTGAATCAATCGGTCTATCACTTTCATGCCTGTGGGTTTGTCTTGAATATTCTTTTTAATCAATTCCATTTTCGACATCGAACCAAAAGCTTTTAGATTAATTAGATAAATGAAATCTTCTTGAGTCGAAAATTCAGAACCATAAATCGCTGACTTGGAATATGATTTTGCATACCTGTTCATATGCACAATCAAGGTATTGATGACACTTTCCGGACTTCTTCCGTTTTCTTTTCCTTCCCAGTATGGTTCCTGGTTCTTTATATCATTTTCGCATCTTCGACAAATCCAATCCTTAAACCCTTTTAGGTCATCAGTATATAGATTACTGGAAATACTTGCCTCTTCAAACTCCTGTACCAGCCCTACAACATCCTTGAGTAAATTATAATTCATAAAAAATAATGTAATTAAATTGCAAAATAACTCCTATTTGGCATTAGCTGTAATTAAAACACAGGAGTAAATTGTTTTAATAACAAAAGTCAAAAATCATACTTCCATTTTAAATATAGAATACAAATATACTATTTTTTGAATTAAAATTATTATTTCAATTCAAAATAGTATATACATACACTATTTAATTACAAATAAATAATTAAATCATTGAAATATCACTCCTTAAAAGCTACATTGAAGATTTTTATATACGCAGCTTTTTTATTAAAAATAAATTTTAAATTTATTTTACTATTTTGCTTTGAAAAGCAGAAATAAACACTATATTTGCACTCGCAATACGGGGTGTAGCGTAGCCCGGTTATCGCGCCTGCTTTGGGAGCAGGAGGCCGCAGGTTCGAATCCTGCCACCCCGACAAAAAGCCGAACAGCAATGTTCGGCTTTTTTTGTGGAAAAATTTAAAACCTGATAGTTACCAAAAAAACAAGACAAATAATAATAAAAAATCCCAGCTGTTCAACCGGGATTGTTATAAAATAAAAGCTTTTAACTCCTCTATTTTTGCTGTGGCTTATTT of Flavobacterium marginilacus contains these proteins:
- a CDS encoding PspC domain-containing protein, which codes for MNKTVNINLGGMFFHIDEDAYQKLTRYFDAIKRSLSKSSGQEEIIKDIEMRVSELLTEKQKTEKHVVTLREVDEVIAVMGQPEDYIIEEDSTNNSNNNYNNYTAPSSTRKLYRDKDNGMIGGVLAGLGHYFGIDKVWLRIFLLVLVLAWGTGVLAYIILWIVMPEAITTSEKLEMTGEPVTISNIEKKVREEFENVSGKFKNGDYDKYGNQIKTGAEKLGNSFSDFIMTVFKIFAKFLGVILIMAGLTMLVLLLIGVFTLGTSVSMDFPWQSFVEAGNFTDYPVWSFGLLMFFAVGIPFFFMTLLGFKLLAPNMKSVGNIVKYTLLALWLIAVSIAISIGIKQATAFAVNGRTVLKEKISFKPTDTISVKFKHNDYFAKDVNDRHEFMITKDSLNNDIIYSNEVRIRIEKSDEKYGYIQIEKEAKGTSLSEAKKRADAIRYSYKIVGSQLIFDNYLITDAKNKFRDQEIEITLFLPVGTLIKPDDSMAHYDKTDDDFFYWYPEDNGIYRVGENKIKCLTCPNRDNEDDDSDNENSHESNITINENGVTVESDTVVKTKKNFKELKINKDGIIIKTE
- a CDS encoding head GIN domain-containing protein, producing MLKIITLITKFIVITLIALFFGSCNQISELRSIKGSGHVTTEKRPVTGDFKNVEVSNALDLVIEQSDKTEITVEADDNLQKEITTKIENGVLIISCKIGSFVNVSSKRITVKMPVIEGLEASSASTINANSTLKGNSLSLTSSSAGSISATVEYETVQLTSSSASNQNINGKAIHLETSSSSGSVLNAGELLANEVSASASSGSSITVSPIVNLKAEASSGGSIAYKRTPKSIQKEENSGGSVHEE
- a CDS encoding GIN domain-containing protein, translated to MKYSHLVVFFLLTTTLAIGQNKEKIKGSKTVIEKPKEISEFTALEIEDNLTVFLEKGAKNEIKIEADDNLQDVISFDIKEKTLRIYTTKEISTFKKLSLRIKYTNDLKSVTAKNVSIINALEAVQLDDITFKSLDFAKLYLNVNSKIFGLISDDKSKVELNLKAEKSKIQLSKTAQLKALINSTDLALDMYQKTTAIIEGESTNAILRQDNNSVFTGVNFTVHNADITTEASAVSNLRADTSLIVDANGSSRIYLLGTPRIEVRKFLGEAQLIKKAK
- the trxB gene encoding thioredoxin-disulfide reductase, whose product is MSDTIEKIKCLIIGSGPAGYTAAIYAARANMNPVLYQGMQPGGQLTTTNEVENFPGYVDGVTGPEMMVQLQQQAQRFGADIRDGWATKVEFNAGGVHKVWINDKIELHCETVIISTGASAKYLGLDSEQHYLKMGGGVSACAVCDGFFYRNQEVVIVGAGDSACEEAHYLSKLCSKVTMLVRSDKFRASKIMEERVRKTENISILMNHDTVEILGDGNVVTGVKAKNKTTGDIFDIPATGFFAAIGHKPNTDIFKEYLTLDETGYIINTPGTSKTNVEGVFVAGDAADHVYRQAITAAGTGCMAALDAERYLAAKH
- a CDS encoding lycopene cyclase domain-containing protein, with product MKPYTYLLILFFTVFVCFIASFDKRLGFNKHFGAFLKSAVIVGIPFILWDVWFTAHGVWWFNFDYTCGIVITGLPLEEWLFFICIPFSCLFTYFCINKFFKLDWLVGFNNMIVFVSIIVCSLIALLHSDKAYTFVTAIVTVFTLVYLHFFVRAPWISQASMVYLILMLGFFPVNGILTGTGLESPIVNYNPNEFLGIRMLTIPIEDAVYGYSQFLWIVYFFK
- a CDS encoding sterol desaturase family protein, coding for MINFLIVLAVFISMEGATWLIHKYVMHGFLWILHKDHHDHSSESAFEKNDYFFVIFALPAIALMYFGSLADFNYLFYIGFSITFYGMAYFFVHDIFIHQRIKVLRNTKNMYFLALRRAHKQHHKHLGKMDGECFGFLYVPKKYFKTK
- a CDS encoding SRPBCC family protein, giving the protein MIYQLYREQQLCCDLSEAWTFFSNPDNLSEITPKNMGFVVLTKNAGDIIYEGMEIDYTVSPLLGIPMKWKTHILQVDFQKSFTDFQAKGPYKLWNHHHEFILNADGVLMKDTVDYELPFGILGQIAHYLFVKKKLNEIFDYRFQYLNKKFNQNQVK
- a CDS encoding phytoene/squalene synthase family protein, giving the protein MKKLFDELSYEVSKKTTKKYSTSFSLGILALKPSIRPAIYAIYGFVRLADEIVDSFHDFDKKTLLMRFKKETQVALYEKISLNPILQSFQDTVHKYQIDYSLINQFLHSMEMDLEKMDYNSDLYKEYIYGSAEVVGLMCLQVFTNGNKEKYEELKPSAMKLGSAFQKVNFLRDLNEDYRTLGRTYFPNIDMNVFDNKVKKAIESEIEIEFKEALTGIKMLPATSKFGVYLAYRYYLSLFKKIKRTAAENILQERIRIPNFQKMNVMMRSYVRYKIEFLG
- a CDS encoding phytoene desaturase family protein is translated as MDKSNAKKTIAVIGAGFSGLSAAAYLAKAGHNVHIFEKHDQPGGRARQFTTDNGFTFDMGPSWYWMPDIIESFFNDFDCKASDFFELVALNPQFEMIFSDMKMAVPESFQEMKALFESLEKGAGGKLERFMNAAQYKYEVGMKDFVQKPCHNWMEFISPKIASSALKLDLLTNFRSYVAKNFKNQKLRTLMEFPVIFLGASPKDIPALYSLMNYGGYKLGTWYPMGGFYQLVLAMQKVAESQGAFIHFNRTVDKIITEKGKVSSLLINGKNYEFDAVVASSDYHHTETLLEEDERNYSESYWKKRTFAPSCLIYYLGFKDKIPNLRHHTLFFENDLDIHIDAIYGDKRWPEKPLFYACCPSKTDPDVAPAEGENLFLLMPLAIGIDDAESKREEYLAAMIQRVESLTGTQNLQSKIVYKKSYCVSDFASDYNAYGGNAYGLANTLSQTAVLKPKIKNKKIQNLFYTGQLTVPGPGVPPSIISGKIVATEVNQLKRHKDEKVI
- a CDS encoding MarR family winged helix-turn-helix transcriptional regulator — protein: MNYNLLKDVVGLVQEFEEASISSNLYTDDLKGFKDWICRRCENDIKNQEPYWEGKENGRSPESVINTLIVHMNRYAKSYSKSAIYGSEFSTQEDFIYLINLKAFGSMSKMELIKKNIQDKPTGMKVIDRLIQKDWVDQVDSEFDKRSKVITITDNGRMALEKQMDKIRQATNVVTGDLSSIEKLQLISLLQKLDHFHKPLYHNNSDSSQLLNIAYDAYLKAI